The following are encoded together in the Cerasicoccus sp. TK19100 genome:
- a CDS encoding ferredoxin reductase family protein yields MALNRLLRREVIIVGLVTIITTKLWLMAKFATVQPADLWPWRGPSQLLGLLSLVYMGLALMAGARSRTLESIFGGLDRAVRLHKKLGRWAMIILFIHLLMLIPPWQAAGKPVGDLFIPWYSPTARTPDILVTYALFILAFLAYNKSLPYARWLGIHQLFGALYTFFFIHIIFVPGSITEFEPLSTWIVIVGAAGSLSWLYRILFFKRFGPRYRYAVQAVNDTANESFDLVLVPTERRMNYDPGTFAFISAVDHPTLPAELHPFTISSTPVNRELRFSIRAVGDYTQALRKIETGAAMDIYGPFGGFTPNHFVRYRRLVLIGAGIGITPFLSMLAYELTNNDFRRIWLYYIVRTPEDAGYDEEIRARYQQADSYIDYELWITKQKGRLTAQQIHESIGDIDDYAVMLCGTTPFNKAFTKQFLELGLPRERIISEDFAFR; encoded by the coding sequence ATGGCTTTAAACCGACTGCTGCGCCGTGAAGTGATCATCGTTGGGCTGGTCACCATCATCACCACCAAGCTTTGGCTGATGGCGAAGTTTGCCACCGTGCAACCGGCGGATCTCTGGCCGTGGCGCGGCCCGTCACAACTGCTTGGTTTGCTGTCACTCGTTTACATGGGCCTCGCTCTCATGGCGGGTGCCCGCAGCCGCACGCTGGAGTCAATCTTCGGCGGCCTCGATCGCGCGGTGCGGCTCCATAAAAAGCTCGGTCGCTGGGCGATGATCATTCTGTTCATCCACCTGCTGATGCTGATTCCACCCTGGCAAGCCGCAGGCAAACCGGTGGGCGACCTCTTTATCCCCTGGTATTCGCCAACGGCACGCACGCCGGATATCCTCGTCACCTACGCGTTGTTCATCCTGGCGTTTCTGGCCTACAACAAGAGCCTGCCCTACGCGCGCTGGCTGGGGATCCATCAGCTGTTTGGCGCGCTCTATACCTTCTTTTTCATACACATTATTTTTGTGCCCGGCTCGATCACGGAGTTCGAACCGCTGAGCACATGGATCGTCATCGTCGGCGCAGCGGGCAGCTTGTCCTGGCTGTATCGCATTCTGTTCTTTAAACGCTTTGGCCCGCGCTACCGCTACGCGGTGCAAGCCGTCAACGACACCGCCAACGAATCCTTCGACCTCGTGCTCGTGCCCACCGAACGCCGCATGAACTACGACCCCGGCACGTTCGCCTTTATCTCTGCGGTCGATCACCCCACGCTGCCAGCGGAGCTTCACCCGTTCACGATTTCGTCGACACCGGTGAACCGCGAACTGCGTTTTTCGATCCGCGCCGTTGGTGACTACACCCAAGCTCTGCGCAAGATCGAGACCGGTGCCGCCATGGATATCTACGGCCCCTTTGGCGGCTTCACGCCCAACCATTTTGTGCGCTACCGACGGCTCGTGCTGATCGGCGCAGGCATTGGCATCACCCCGTTTTTATCGATGCTCGCCTACGAGCTAACGAATAACGATTTCCGCCGCATCTGGCTCTATTACATCGTCCGCACGCCCGAAGACGCGGGCTACGATGAGGAAATCCGCGCACGCTATCAGCAGGCAGATTCCTACATCGACTACGAACTTTGGATTACAAAGCAAAAGGGGCGACTGACCGCGCAGCAGATCCACGAATCCATTGGCGACATCGACGACTACGCTGTCATGCTCTGCGGCACCACGCCGTTCAACAAAGCCTTCACCAAGCAATTCCTCGAGCTCGGCCTCCCCCGCGAACGCATCATTTCCGAAGACTTCGCGTTCCGCTGA
- a CDS encoding SET domain-containing protein-lysine N-methyltransferase, which produces MIIPPYRIDTATIVEAGKGLFLEGPVKAGTVIVSPDKIDRVYTRAELDGFGPGSPEDDASVRWFEGYYTVSLDWPDECYINHSFSPNGLWHLGFVFALRDIAPGEELTMDYRLIVGDGERLPFNDAATGEPIIGLPWRENLRTTTTALAKLL; this is translated from the coding sequence ATGATCATCCCCCCTTACCGCATCGACACCGCGACCATCGTGGAAGCTGGCAAAGGTCTCTTCCTCGAAGGCCCGGTCAAGGCTGGCACCGTGATCGTCTCGCCAGACAAGATTGACCGCGTTTACACCCGCGCCGAACTCGACGGGTTTGGCCCCGGTTCGCCGGAAGACGACGCCTCGGTTCGCTGGTTCGAGGGCTACTACACCGTCAGCCTCGACTGGCCGGATGAGTGCTACATCAACCACAGTTTCTCGCCCAACGGCCTTTGGCACCTGGGCTTTGTCTTCGCGCTGCGCGACATCGCACCTGGCGAAGAGCTGACCATGGACTACCGCCTGATCGTGGGCGACGGCGAACGCCTGCCCTTTAACGACGCCGCAACCGGCGAGCCCATCATCGGTCTCCCCTGGCGCGAAAACCTGCGCACCACCACCACCGCACTCGCCAAGCTGCTGTAA